The Epinephelus lanceolatus isolate andai-2023 chromosome 21, ASM4190304v1, whole genome shotgun sequence genome has a segment encoding these proteins:
- the LOC144459474 gene encoding uncharacterized protein LOC144459474, with the protein MGRCVSGPDLQHPEQHLQLSRHRLQEEDNVTGRGMLVSIHRHHPLPSSTVIIHCQHPPPSSTAFIHRHHPLPSSTVIIHCHHPLSSSTAIIRRQHLPPSLAALAPEWASQQVGS; encoded by the exons ATGGGCCGCTGCGTCAGTGGGCCG GACCTTCAGCATCCGGAGCAGCACCTGCAGCTCTCGCGTCACCgtctgcaggaggaggacaaCGTGACCGGGAGGGGGATGCTAGTCAG CATCCACCGCCATCATCCACTGCCTTCATCCACTGTCATCATCCACTGCCAGCATCCACCGCCATCATCCACTGCCTTCATCCACCGCCATCATCCACTGCCATCATCCACTGTCATCATCCACTGCCATCATCCACTGTCATCATCCACTGCCATCATCCGCCGCCAGCATTTGCCGCCATCACTCGCCGCCCTGGCCCCTGAGTGGGCCAGTCAG caagttggaagttga